One region of Streptomyces sp. CG4 genomic DNA includes:
- the cobC gene encoding Rv2231c family pyridoxal phosphate-dependent protein CobC, protein MRTDDTGGSGHDLRHHGDAEVRDDGAALTDLAVNVRADTPPSWLREEIAGSLSSLAAYPDGRAARAAVAARHGLPVERVLLTAGAAEAFVLLARALKVRRPVVVHPQFTEPEAALRDAGHSVDRVLLREEDGFRLDPAAVPEDADLVVIGNPTNPTSVLHPAGALAELARPGRVLVVDEAFMDAVPGEREALAGRTDVPGLVVLRSLTKTWGLAGLRIGYVLAAAEIIADLERAQPLWPVSTPALAAAQACVTPRALAEAGHAAHRIAADRTHLLAGLSEFASRGVRVVQPAEGPFVLVGMAGAAAVRRRLRDLGYAVRRGDTFPGLGEDWVRVAVRDRGTANGFLKALSAALR, encoded by the coding sequence ATGCGCACTGACGACACCGGCGGGTCCGGGCACGATCTGCGGCATCACGGGGACGCCGAAGTACGGGACGACGGGGCCGCGTTGACCGACCTCGCCGTCAACGTGCGGGCGGACACTCCGCCGTCGTGGCTGCGGGAGGAGATCGCCGGCTCGCTGTCTTCCCTCGCGGCCTACCCGGACGGGCGGGCCGCGCGGGCGGCGGTGGCGGCGCGGCACGGGCTGCCGGTGGAGCGGGTACTGCTGACGGCGGGCGCGGCGGAGGCGTTCGTGCTGCTGGCCCGCGCGCTGAAGGTACGGCGACCGGTCGTCGTACATCCGCAGTTCACCGAGCCCGAGGCGGCTCTCCGGGACGCGGGGCACAGCGTGGACCGGGTGCTGCTGCGGGAGGAGGACGGGTTCCGGCTGGATCCGGCGGCGGTGCCGGAGGATGCCGATCTGGTGGTGATCGGGAATCCGACGAACCCCACGTCCGTACTGCATCCGGCGGGCGCGCTGGCAGAACTTGCCCGTCCCGGGCGGGTGTTGGTGGTCGACGAGGCGTTCATGGACGCCGTGCCGGGTGAGCGGGAGGCGCTGGCCGGGCGGACGGATGTGCCGGGGCTGGTCGTGCTGCGCAGTCTGACCAAGACCTGGGGTCTGGCCGGGCTGCGGATCGGGTACGTACTGGCAGCCGCGGAGATCATCGCCGACCTGGAGCGGGCCCAGCCGCTGTGGCCGGTGTCGACACCCGCGCTGGCCGCGGCCCAGGCGTGTGTGACGCCGCGGGCCCTGGCAGAGGCGGGGCATGCGGCGCATCGCATCGCGGCGGACCGGACCCATCTGCTGGCGGGGCTGTCGGAGTTCGCCTCGCGCGGCGTACGGGTGGTGCAGCCGGCGGAGGGGCCGTTCGTGCTGGTCGGGATGGCGGGGGCGGCCGCTGTACGGCGGCGGTTGCGTGACCTTGGTTATGCGGTGCGGCGGGGTGACACGTTTCCGGGGCTCGGGGAGGACTGGGTGCGGGTGGCGGTGCGGGACCGCGGGACGGCGAACGGCTTCCTGAAGGCACTGTCGGCCGCCCTCCGGTAG
- a CDS encoding sirohydrochlorin chelatase, which yields MTTPPALLIAGHGTRDDAGAEAFRDFVRELGRRHPELPVAGGFIELSPPPLGDAVAELVEQGVRRFAAVPLMLVSAGHAKGDIPAALAREKERHPGISYTYGRPLGPHPALLSVLERRLDDALGGPARTPADRADVTVLLVGRGSTDPDANAEVYKAARLLWEGRGYAGVETAFVSLAAPDVPSGLDRCAALGARRIVVLPYFLFTGILPDRVRQQTEGWAAAHPEVEVRSADVIGPEPELLDLVMERYEEAVKGDLRMNCDSCVYRIALPGFEDKVGLPQQPHFHPDDDGHHHGHDHGHHHHGGHSHSHAH from the coding sequence GTGACCACCCCGCCCGCCCTGCTCATCGCCGGACACGGCACCCGTGACGACGCCGGCGCCGAAGCCTTCCGCGACTTCGTCCGAGAGCTCGGGCGCCGCCACCCCGAGCTGCCCGTCGCGGGCGGCTTCATCGAACTGTCCCCGCCGCCACTGGGCGACGCCGTCGCCGAGCTGGTCGAGCAGGGGGTGCGCCGGTTCGCGGCGGTGCCGCTGATGCTGGTGTCCGCCGGGCACGCCAAGGGCGACATCCCGGCCGCGCTGGCCCGCGAGAAGGAACGGCACCCGGGCATCTCGTACACCTACGGCCGCCCGCTGGGCCCGCACCCGGCGCTGCTGAGCGTGCTGGAGCGGCGGCTGGACGACGCGCTCGGCGGCCCGGCCCGCACGCCCGCGGACCGGGCCGATGTGACCGTGCTGCTGGTGGGGCGCGGTTCGACGGACCCCGATGCCAACGCCGAGGTGTACAAGGCGGCGCGGCTGCTGTGGGAGGGCCGCGGGTACGCCGGGGTGGAGACGGCGTTCGTGTCGCTGGCGGCGCCGGACGTGCCGAGCGGCCTGGACCGGTGCGCGGCGTTGGGGGCGCGCAGGATCGTCGTCCTGCCGTACTTCCTGTTCACCGGGATCCTCCCGGACCGGGTGCGGCAGCAGACCGAGGGCTGGGCCGCCGCGCACCCGGAGGTCGAGGTGCGGTCGGCCGATGTCATCGGGCCCGAGCCGGAGCTGCTCGACCTGGTGATGGAGCGGTACGAGGAAGCCGTCAAGGGTGATCTGCGCATGAACTGCGACTCGTGCGTGTACCGGATCGCGCTGCCGGGCTTCGAGGACAAGGTGGGGCTGCCGCAGCAGCCGCACTTCCACCCGGACGACGACGGCCACCATCACGGCCACGACCACGGGCACCACCATCACGGGGGGCACTCGCACAGCCATGCGCACTGA
- the cbiE gene encoding precorrin-6y C5,15-methyltransferase (decarboxylating) subunit CbiE, with product MITVVGTGTGAPVPEGLLAGAALVVGGRRHLDAARLPAGAARVVLGPLAPALDAIAEYADKDVVVLASGDPGFFGIVRALAERFGAERLDVRPGVSSVATAFARLGLPWDDAVVVSAHGRDLRTAVNVCRAQPKVAVLTGPGAGPAELGAALGDGRVLVVASALGDPERERVERVTPAEAAARDWGTAVSVVLCLDEARALGAVRTVAGVLARPAGWALDEGAFAHRDSMITKFEVRALALARLGPRLGDLVWDVGAGSGSVAVECARLGAAVVAVEKAADGVERVRANARAHGVDVRVVHGSAPDALAGLADDPDAVFVGGGGRELPAVVRACARRARRTVVVAMAALDRVPAAREALTAAGFTCDGVLLQSSRLAPLPGDVTRLAATNPVFLLWGVRTPGSSKGVDE from the coding sequence TTGATCACGGTCGTCGGTACGGGCACGGGCGCGCCGGTCCCGGAGGGTCTCCTCGCGGGGGCCGCGCTGGTCGTCGGCGGGCGCCGGCACCTGGACGCGGCACGGCTGCCCGCCGGCGCCGCGCGGGTCGTCCTCGGGCCGCTGGCCCCGGCGCTGGACGCGATCGCGGAGTATGCGGACAAGGACGTCGTGGTGCTGGCCTCGGGGGATCCCGGGTTCTTCGGGATCGTGCGGGCGCTGGCCGAGCGGTTCGGCGCCGAGCGGCTGGATGTGCGGCCGGGGGTGTCCTCCGTGGCCACCGCGTTCGCACGGCTCGGGCTGCCCTGGGACGACGCGGTGGTGGTGAGCGCGCACGGCCGGGACCTTCGTACGGCGGTGAACGTCTGCCGTGCGCAGCCCAAGGTGGCCGTGCTCACGGGCCCGGGGGCCGGGCCCGCCGAGCTGGGGGCCGCGCTCGGCGACGGTCGTGTCCTCGTCGTGGCGAGCGCGCTCGGCGATCCGGAGCGGGAGCGCGTGGAGCGGGTGACGCCCGCCGAGGCGGCGGCCCGGGACTGGGGTACGGCGGTGAGCGTGGTGCTGTGCCTGGACGAGGCGCGGGCGCTGGGTGCCGTGCGTACGGTCGCCGGGGTGCTCGCGCGGCCGGCCGGCTGGGCGCTGGACGAGGGGGCGTTCGCGCACCGGGACTCGATGATCACCAAGTTCGAGGTGCGGGCGCTGGCGCTGGCCCGGCTCGGTCCCCGGCTGGGCGACCTGGTGTGGGACGTGGGCGCCGGCTCGGGCTCGGTGGCGGTGGAGTGCGCGCGGCTCGGCGCGGCCGTCGTCGCCGTCGAGAAGGCCGCGGACGGGGTCGAGCGGGTCCGGGCCAACGCCCGGGCCCACGGGGTCGATGTGCGGGTGGTGCACGGCTCGGCGCCGGACGCGCTGGCCGGCCTCGCCGACGATCCCGACGCCGTGTTCGTCGGCGGCGGGGGGCGCGAGCTGCCCGCCGTGGTGCGGGCCTGCGCCCGGCGGGCGCGGCGGACCGTGGTCGTCGCCATGGCCGCCCTCGACCGGGTGCCGGCGGCCCGCGAGGCGCTCACGGCCGCCGGGTTCACCTGCGACGGGGTGCTGCTGCAGTCGTCGCGGCTGGCGCCGCTGCCGGGGGATGTGACCCGGCTCGCGGCGACCAATCCTGTGTTTCTGCTCTGGGGCGTGCGAACCCCGGGATCCAGTAAGGGAGTTGACGAGTGA
- the cobM gene encoding precorrin-4 C(11)-methyltransferase translates to MADAPTGKVTFVGAGPGAADLLTFRAARAIADADVVIWAASLVQAEVLEHARDDAEILDSAAMSLEDVVAVYRRARAEGLKVARIHSGDPALWGGTQEQLDRCAELGIATEVVPGVSAFSAVAALAQRELTIPEVAQSVVLTRLGGGKTPMPPGEEVREFARHGTTMAIFLSAARSGQLVRELLEGGYPTDTPVVVAYQATWPEELVVRCTVGTLEETVKEHKLWKHTLFLVGPALDAHGTRSHLYHPGHFHGYRKADPQARRALREQRAKS, encoded by the coding sequence ATGGCCGATGCCCCCACCGGCAAGGTGACGTTCGTCGGTGCCGGCCCCGGCGCCGCCGATCTGCTGACGTTCCGCGCCGCACGCGCGATCGCGGACGCGGACGTGGTGATCTGGGCGGCGAGCCTGGTCCAGGCGGAGGTCCTCGAGCACGCGCGCGACGACGCGGAGATCCTCGACTCGGCGGCCATGTCCCTGGAGGACGTCGTCGCCGTCTACCGGCGTGCCCGGGCCGAGGGGCTGAAGGTGGCCCGGATCCACTCCGGCGACCCGGCGCTGTGGGGCGGCACGCAGGAGCAGCTGGACCGGTGCGCGGAGCTCGGGATCGCGACCGAGGTCGTCCCCGGCGTCTCGGCCTTCTCCGCCGTGGCCGCGCTCGCGCAGCGCGAGCTGACCATCCCCGAGGTCGCGCAGTCCGTCGTGCTCACCCGGCTGGGCGGCGGCAAGACGCCGATGCCGCCCGGCGAGGAGGTGCGCGAGTTCGCCCGGCACGGCACCACCATGGCGATCTTCCTGTCGGCGGCGCGCAGCGGACAGCTGGTGCGCGAGCTGCTGGAGGGCGGCTACCCGACGGACACCCCGGTCGTCGTCGCCTATCAGGCGACCTGGCCCGAGGAGCTGGTCGTGCGGTGCACGGTCGGCACGCTGGAGGAGACGGTCAAGGAGCACAAGCTCTGGAAGCACACGCTCTTCCTGGTCGGCCCGGCGCTGGACGCCCACGGGACGCGTTCGCACCTGTACCACCCCGGTCACTTCCACGGGTACCGCAAGGCCGACCCCCAGGCCCGGCGGGCCCTGCGCGAACAGCGGGCGAAGAGTTGA
- a CDS encoding cobyrinate a,c-diamide synthase, producing the protein MSSVPRLVIAAPSSGSGKTTVATGLMAAFAARGLTVSPHKVGPDYIDPGYHALATGRVGRNLDAYLCGPELVAPLFLHGARGCDLAVVEGVMGLYDGAAGEGELASTAHVAKLLRAPVVLVVDASSQSRSVAALVHGFASWDPEVRVGGVILNKVGSDRHEELLREALDSAGVPVLGALRRAQQVDTPSRHLGLVPVAERQSAAVEAVGAMAALVSRGCDLDALEALARTAAQVPGGSSAWAPASPTHHPTPSAERRRPVVAVAGGPAFTFSYAEHTELLTAAGAEVVTFDPLRDEQLPDGTAGLVIGGGFPEVYAGELSANEPLRKAIAELALSGAPVAAECAGLLYLCRELDGKPMCGVLDATARMTERLTLGYRDAVAVGDSVLAVAGTRMRGHEFHRTVVEPGAGAAPAWGVRTPVRRVEGFVQRGVHASYLHTHWASEPGVARRFVERCRTS; encoded by the coding sequence ATGTCGTCGGTGCCCCGGCTCGTCATCGCCGCGCCTTCCTCCGGCAGCGGCAAGACCACCGTGGCCACGGGGCTGATGGCCGCGTTCGCCGCGCGGGGGCTCACCGTGTCCCCGCACAAGGTCGGGCCGGACTACATCGACCCCGGTTATCACGCGCTCGCGACCGGGCGGGTCGGGCGGAACCTGGACGCGTACCTGTGCGGGCCGGAGCTGGTCGCTCCGCTGTTCCTGCACGGGGCGCGCGGGTGTGACCTGGCCGTGGTCGAGGGCGTGATGGGGCTGTACGACGGGGCGGCGGGGGAAGGGGAGCTGGCCTCCACCGCGCATGTCGCCAAGCTGTTGCGGGCGCCGGTGGTGCTCGTGGTGGACGCGTCGTCGCAGTCGCGGTCCGTGGCGGCGCTGGTGCACGGGTTCGCTTCCTGGGATCCGGAGGTGCGGGTCGGGGGTGTGATCCTCAACAAGGTCGGGTCCGACCGGCATGAGGAGTTGCTGCGGGAGGCGTTGGACTCGGCCGGTGTGCCTGTGCTGGGCGCCTTGCGGCGGGCTCAGCAGGTGGACACGCCTTCCCGGCACCTCGGGCTGGTGCCGGTCGCCGAACGGCAGTCCGCGGCGGTGGAGGCCGTAGGGGCGATGGCGGCGCTGGTGTCTCGGGGATGTGACCTGGACGCCCTGGAGGCACTTGCGCGTACTGCCGCTCAGGTACCAGGGGGCTCCTCCGCCTGGGCCCCCGCCTCGCCCACCCACCACCCGACTCCCTCAGCCGAAAGGCGAAGGCCAGTGGTCGCCGTAGCCGGTGGCCCCGCCTTCACCTTCTCCTACGCCGAGCACACCGAACTGCTCACCGCCGCCGGTGCCGAAGTCGTCACGTTCGATCCGCTCCGCGATGAGCAACTGCCGGACGGGACAGCCGGGTTGGTCATCGGGGGCGGCTTCCCCGAGGTGTACGCCGGTGAGCTGTCCGCCAACGAGCCGCTGCGCAAGGCGATCGCCGAGCTGGCTCTCAGCGGTGCGCCCGTTGCCGCCGAGTGCGCCGGGCTCCTCTATCTCTGCCGGGAGCTGGACGGCAAGCCCATGTGCGGGGTACTGGATGCCACCGCGCGGATGACGGAGCGGCTCACCCTGGGCTATCGGGACGCCGTGGCCGTCGGGGACAGTGTGCTGGCCGTCGCCGGGACGCGGATGCGGGGGCACGAGTTCCATCGCACGGTCGTCGAGCCCGGCGCCGGAGCCGCTCCGGCGTGGGGGGTGCGGACACCCGTACGGCGGGTCGAAGGTTTCGTACAGCGGGGCGTGCACGCGAGTTACCTGCACACGCACTGGGCGTCCGAGCCCGGTGTCGCCCGTCGGTTCGTGGAGAGGTGCCGGACGTCATGA
- the cobO gene encoding cob(I)yrinic acid a,c-diamide adenosyltransferase produces the protein MPQGQPSVVPDDGLTTRQRRNRPLVVVHTGIGKGKSTAAFGLALRAWNQGWPIGVFQFVKSAKWKVGEENALRVLGASGEGGTVDWHKMGEGWSWVQRDQQMDNEEKAREGWEQVKRDLAAETYRLYVLDEFAYPMHWGWVDTDEVISVLQDRPGTQHVVITGRNAPEELVDFADLVTDMSKVKHPMDVGQKGQKGIEW, from the coding sequence ATGCCGCAGGGACAGCCGAGTGTCGTGCCCGATGACGGTCTGACGACGCGTCAGCGGCGGAACCGGCCGCTCGTCGTCGTGCACACCGGGATCGGCAAGGGCAAGTCGACCGCCGCGTTCGGGCTCGCGCTGCGTGCCTGGAACCAGGGGTGGCCCATCGGGGTGTTCCAGTTCGTCAAGTCGGCCAAGTGGAAGGTCGGCGAGGAGAACGCGCTGCGCGTGCTCGGCGCCTCCGGCGAGGGCGGCACCGTCGACTGGCACAAGATGGGCGAGGGCTGGTCGTGGGTCCAGCGGGACCAGCAGATGGACAACGAGGAGAAGGCCCGGGAGGGCTGGGAGCAGGTCAAGCGGGACCTGGCGGCCGAGACGTACCGGCTGTACGTGCTGGACGAGTTCGCCTATCCGATGCACTGGGGGTGGGTGGACACCGATGAGGTGATCTCCGTGCTGCAGGACCGGCCGGGCACCCAGCACGTCGTCATCACCGGGCGGAACGCGCCCGAGGAGCTGGTGGACTTCGCCGACCTCGTCACCGACATGTCCAAGGTCAAGCACCCCATGGACGTGGGGCAGAAGGGCCAGAAGGGCATCGAGTGGTGA
- the cobI gene encoding precorrin-2 C(20)-methyltransferase, producing the protein MSSRLVGVGVGPGDPELVTVKGVNALRAAEVVVVPVMDTGERGRAEATVSHYVPEDKVVRVVFALNERTDRARREAAWDAAGERVAELLKRHASVAFATIGDPNVYSTFTYLAQTIAELVPGVVVETVPGITAMQDLAARSGAVLTEGTEPLTLVPVTAGSAVLKEALAGPGTVVAYKFGRQAAEVADALRETGRLGDAVWGSALGLPEESVRPAGELDGAPLPYLSTLIAPPRRDGGRGGKL; encoded by the coding sequence ATGAGCAGCAGGCTGGTCGGAGTCGGGGTCGGTCCGGGTGATCCGGAGCTGGTGACCGTCAAGGGGGTCAACGCCCTGCGGGCCGCCGAGGTCGTCGTCGTACCGGTGATGGACACCGGGGAGCGGGGGCGCGCGGAGGCGACCGTGTCGCACTACGTGCCCGAGGACAAGGTCGTCCGGGTGGTGTTCGCGCTGAACGAGCGGACCGACCGGGCGCGCCGGGAGGCCGCCTGGGACGCCGCGGGCGAGCGGGTCGCCGAGCTGCTGAAGCGGCATGCGTCCGTCGCCTTCGCCACCATCGGCGATCCGAACGTGTACTCGACGTTCACCTATCTCGCGCAGACGATCGCCGAGCTGGTGCCGGGCGTCGTCGTGGAGACCGTGCCCGGGATCACCGCCATGCAGGATCTGGCGGCGCGGTCCGGTGCGGTGCTGACGGAGGGCACCGAGCCGCTGACGCTGGTGCCGGTGACGGCCGGGTCGGCGGTGCTGAAGGAGGCCCTGGCCGGGCCGGGGACCGTCGTCGCGTACAAGTTCGGACGGCAGGCTGCCGAGGTCGCGGATGCGCTGCGGGAGACCGGGCGGCTCGGCGACGCCGTGTGGGGTTCGGCGCTGGGCCTGCCGGAGGAGTCGGTGCGGCCGGCCGGCGAGCTGGACGGGGCGCCGCTGCCGTATCTGTCGACGCTGATCGCACCCCCGCGCCGGGACGGCGGACGGGGCGGGAAGCTGTGA
- the cobJ gene encoding precorrin-3B C(17)-methyltransferase: MIGLISATAAGAAARDRLAAAWPDRTRVYEGPVGEAVREAFAECTQLVCFLATGATVRLLAPLLGDKTADPGVVCVDEGGRFAVSLVGGHAGGANELARAVGELLGAEPVVTTATDSVGLAGLDTLGLPYEGSVALVSRALLDGEPVALETEVAWPLPPLPTSPRGAYTVRLTDRDVVPGEHEVLLRPPSLVVGVGASKGAPEAEVLGLIEETLREAGLSVRSVAELATVDAKAGEPGIVAAAERLGVPLVTYPAEELAAVEVPNPSEAPLAAVGTPSVAEAAALLRGGELLVPKRKSGARPAMATCAVVRRPGRGRLAVVGLGPGARDLLTPRATAELRRAAVLVGLDQYVDQIRDLLRPGTRVLESGLGAEEERARTAVEEARKGQAVALIGSGDAGVYAMASPALAEASDDIDVIGVPGVTAALAAGAILGAPLGHDHVSISLSDLHTPWEVIERRVRAAAEADLVVTFYNPRSRGRDWQLPKALALLAGHREPTTPVGVVRNASRPDESSRVTTLGALDPATVDMMTVVTVGNTATRIIAGRMVTPRGYRWQASQEEAK, from the coding sequence GTGATCGGCCTCATTTCCGCCACCGCGGCGGGGGCGGCGGCGCGGGACCGGCTGGCCGCGGCCTGGCCGGACCGGACGCGGGTGTACGAGGGTCCCGTCGGGGAGGCGGTACGGGAAGCGTTCGCCGAGTGCACGCAGCTGGTGTGCTTCCTGGCGACGGGCGCGACGGTACGGCTGCTCGCGCCGCTGCTCGGCGACAAGACGGCCGACCCGGGTGTGGTGTGCGTGGACGAGGGCGGCCGGTTCGCGGTGTCGCTGGTCGGCGGGCACGCGGGCGGCGCCAATGAACTCGCCCGCGCGGTGGGCGAGTTGCTGGGTGCCGAGCCGGTGGTGACGACCGCCACGGACTCCGTCGGACTGGCCGGGCTGGACACGCTGGGGCTGCCCTACGAGGGTTCGGTGGCCCTGGTCTCCCGGGCCCTGCTGGACGGCGAACCGGTCGCCCTGGAGACGGAGGTGGCGTGGCCGCTGCCGCCGCTGCCGACCTCACCGCGGGGGGCGTACACCGTCCGGCTCACCGACCGGGACGTCGTGCCCGGCGAGCACGAGGTGCTGCTGCGGCCGCCGTCGCTGGTGGTCGGGGTCGGCGCGTCCAAGGGCGCGCCGGAGGCGGAGGTCCTCGGACTGATCGAGGAGACGCTGCGCGAGGCGGGGCTGTCGGTGCGGTCCGTGGCCGAACTGGCCACCGTGGACGCCAAGGCGGGGGAGCCCGGCATCGTGGCGGCCGCCGAACGGCTCGGCGTGCCGCTGGTGACGTACCCCGCCGAGGAGCTGGCGGCGGTCGAGGTGCCCAACCCCTCCGAGGCGCCGCTCGCGGCCGTCGGTACGCCCTCGGTGGCGGAGGCCGCCGCCCTGCTCCGGGGCGGTGAACTCCTCGTACCCAAACGGAAGTCGGGGGCGCGGCCCGCGATGGCGACCTGTGCCGTCGTACGGCGTCCGGGGCGCGGACGGCTCGCGGTGGTCGGGCTCGGACCCGGCGCCCGGGATCTGCTCACCCCGCGCGCCACGGCCGAACTCCGGCGCGCTGCCGTTCTGGTGGGGCTGGACCAGTACGTCGACCAGATCCGCGACCTGCTGCGGCCCGGCACCCGGGTGCTGGAGTCGGGGCTCGGCGCCGAGGAGGAGCGGGCCCGTACGGCGGTCGAGGAGGCCCGCAAGGGGCAGGCGGTGGCGCTGATCGGCAGCGGGGACGCGGGCGTGTACGCCATGGCCTCCCCGGCGCTCGCCGAGGCCTCGGACGACATCGACGTGATCGGGGTGCCGGGCGTGACGGCGGCGCTGGCCGCCGGGGCGATCCTGGGCGCGCCGCTGGGCCACGACCACGTCTCCATCAGCCTGTCCGACCTGCACACGCCGTGGGAGGTCATCGAGCGGCGGGTGCGGGCGGCGGCCGAGGCGGACCTCGTCGTCACCTTCTACAACCCGCGCTCCCGGGGCCGCGACTGGCAGCTGCCCAAGGCGCTCGCGCTCCTCGCCGGGCACCGGGAGCCGACGACACCGGTCGGTGTCGTACGCAACGCGTCCCGCCCGGACGAGTCGAGCCGGGTGACCACCCTGGGGGCGCTCGACCCGGCGACGGTCGACATGATGACGGTCGTGACCGTGGGCAACACCGCGACCCGGATCATCGCCGGGCGCATGGTGACCCCGCGCGGCTACCGCTGGCAGGCATCGCAGGAGGAGGCGAAGTGA
- a CDS encoding ZIP family metal transporter — translation MAVFVALGAFLMTLAGGWTAQRVTDRRHLVLGLAGGLMLGVVGLDLLPEALHAADREVFGVPAALLLFVAGFLLAHLVERTLAARQAAHGGAEGPGHRAPEVGLTAAAAMVGHSAMDGVAIGAAFQVGGGMGAAVALAVIAHDFADGFNTFTITSLYGNARRRAIAMLVADACAPLVGALSTAFIHIPEAVLGGYLGLFGGVLLYLAAAEILPEAHHEHPARSTLLCTVAGAAFIWLVVGLSGG, via the coding sequence ATGGCGGTCTTCGTCGCGCTCGGCGCGTTCCTGATGACGCTGGCCGGCGGCTGGACGGCACAGCGCGTGACCGACCGTCGGCACCTCGTCCTGGGCCTGGCCGGCGGTCTGATGCTCGGCGTCGTCGGCCTGGATCTGCTGCCGGAGGCGCTGCACGCCGCCGACCGCGAGGTCTTCGGCGTACCCGCCGCCCTGCTGCTGTTCGTGGCCGGATTCCTGCTGGCCCATCTGGTGGAGCGCACGCTGGCCGCACGCCAGGCGGCCCACGGCGGTGCCGAGGGGCCGGGCCACCGGGCGCCCGAGGTGGGCCTGACGGCCGCCGCCGCGATGGTCGGGCACAGCGCCATGGACGGCGTGGCGATCGGCGCGGCCTTCCAGGTCGGCGGCGGCATGGGCGCGGCCGTCGCGCTCGCCGTGATCGCGCACGACTTCGCCGACGGATTCAACACCTTCACCATCACGAGCCTGTACGGCAACGCCCGCCGCCGCGCGATCGCGATGCTGGTGGCCGACGCCTGCGCACCCCTGGTGGGCGCGCTGTCGACCGCCTTCATCCACATCCCCGAAGCGGTGCTCGGCGGCTACCTCGGCCTTTTCGGCGGTGTCCTGCTGTACCTCGCCGCCGCCGAGATCCTGCCCGAGGCCCACCACGAACACCCGGCGCGCTCCACCCTGCTGTGCACGGTCGCGGGCGCGGCCTTCATCTGGCTGGTGGTCGGCCTCTCCGGCGGCTGA
- a CDS encoding precorrin-8X methylmutase has translation MNRVVHPIEQESFRRLRARLDTSHFPPLTRAVVERVIHSAADLEYATDLVTDEDDLVTAHAALHAGAPVVVDVEMVAAGITRRETVCRLKDVGSGPGLTRSAHAIRLAYEEVGPGALWVIGCAPTALEELLTLDASPALVIGLPVGFVGAAESKAALRESGLPAVSNVSEKGGSAVAAAALNALLYHPVSSEETS, from the coding sequence GTGAACCGTGTCGTCCACCCGATCGAGCAGGAGTCCTTCCGGCGGCTGCGCGCCCGCCTGGACACCTCGCACTTCCCGCCGCTGACCCGGGCGGTGGTGGAGCGGGTCATCCACTCCGCCGCCGACCTGGAGTACGCGACCGACCTCGTGACCGACGAGGACGACCTGGTGACGGCGCATGCCGCGCTGCACGCCGGGGCGCCGGTCGTCGTGGACGTGGAGATGGTCGCGGCCGGGATCACCCGCCGGGAGACCGTCTGCCGTCTGAAGGACGTCGGGTCCGGGCCGGGTCTGACCCGGTCGGCCCATGCGATCCGGCTCGCCTACGAGGAGGTCGGCCCCGGGGCCCTGTGGGTGATCGGCTGTGCGCCGACCGCCCTGGAGGAGCTGCTCACCCTGGACGCCTCCCCCGCGCTCGTCATCGGCCTGCCCGTCGGCTTCGTCGGCGCGGCCGAGTCCAAGGCCGCGTTGCGCGAGAGCGGGCTGCCCGCCGTGAGCAACGTGTCCGAGAAGGGCGGTTCGGCGGTCGCCGCCGCCGCGCTCAACGCCCTGCTGTACCACCCCGTTTCGTCTGAGGAGACCTCGTGA